In Nitrospira sp. MA-1, the following proteins share a genomic window:
- a CDS encoding heavy metal translocating P-type ATPase codes for MAKVEQVKDPVCGMMVDPLTAAGKFEHAGTMYYFCNPRCQDKFSHDPEGYLTGKHTQSMDAVPAKPGAKYICPMCPGVESPKPAACPKCGMALEPDIAIAPATKTEYVCPMHPEVVQDQPGSCPKCGMALEPREITLEEEENPELQDMMRRFWIGLVLAFPVFFLAMSEMILGKPVQQILSPSVNAWVQWILATPVVLWCGWPFFQRGWASLVNRSLNMFTLIALGTGTAYVYSAVATIAPQLFPASFRGEGGEVAVYFEAAAVITVLVLLGQVLELRARSQTGSAIKALLGLAPKTARRIRENGDEEDVLVESVHPGDKLRIRPGEKIPIDGVILEGQSAIDESMITGESIPVEKQAEAQVTGGTVNGTGTLVMQVERVGRDTVLAQIVRMVSEAQRSRAPIQRMADLVAGYFVPIVVGVSLLTFFIWAFFGPEPRMAHALVNAVAVLIIACPCALGLATPMSIMVGTGRGATAGVLMKHAEALEQLEKVDTLVVDKTGTLTEGKPKLMSVISLTDRQEDNLLQLVASLERNSEHPLASAIVNGAKDKGLELWKTQDFQSKTGKGVVGTVQGHSMALGTRKFLEEEYHLKPEDFGPLAEKAEDLRRDGQTVMFVGIANQIAGLIGVADPIKPSTSEAIRLLHEEGIQVVMVSGDHQQTAQAVAQKLDIDEVKAEVLPEEKSRIIQQLQAQGKIVAMAGDGINDAPALAQAHVGIAMGTGTDVAMESAGVTLVKGDLRGIARARRLSQATMRNIRQNLFFAFFYNAIGVPIAAGILYPAFGILLSPMIAAAAMTFSSVSVITNALRLRSVKL; via the coding sequence ATGGCCAAGGTAGAGCAGGTGAAGGACCCGGTCTGCGGCATGATGGTGGATCCGCTTACCGCTGCGGGAAAATTCGAGCATGCGGGCACCATGTATTACTTTTGCAATCCCCGTTGCCAGGACAAATTCAGCCATGATCCGGAAGGCTATCTGACTGGGAAACATACACAGTCGATGGATGCCGTGCCGGCCAAGCCCGGCGCCAAATATATTTGCCCGATGTGTCCTGGTGTCGAATCTCCCAAACCGGCGGCTTGTCCTAAATGCGGCATGGCACTGGAGCCGGATATCGCAATCGCACCGGCGACTAAAACGGAATATGTCTGTCCCATGCATCCTGAAGTGGTACAGGATCAGCCCGGCTCCTGTCCGAAATGCGGGATGGCGCTTGAACCTCGCGAAATCACACTTGAAGAAGAAGAGAATCCCGAACTCCAGGACATGATGCGCCGATTCTGGATTGGACTTGTGTTGGCCTTCCCGGTGTTTTTCCTGGCCATGTCCGAGATGATTCTCGGCAAACCCGTTCAGCAGATTCTCTCGCCGTCGGTCAATGCATGGGTGCAATGGATATTGGCAACGCCAGTGGTTTTATGGTGCGGCTGGCCGTTTTTCCAGCGCGGGTGGGCTTCGCTCGTCAACCGCAGTCTGAATATGTTTACGCTCATTGCGTTGGGAACCGGTACGGCTTATGTCTATAGCGCCGTGGCCACCATTGCTCCTCAATTATTCCCCGCCTCCTTCAGGGGAGAAGGCGGTGAGGTCGCCGTGTATTTTGAGGCCGCTGCCGTGATCACCGTCCTCGTGCTACTGGGCCAGGTCCTGGAATTACGGGCTCGCAGCCAGACGGGCAGCGCCATCAAAGCCTTGCTAGGCTTGGCACCAAAAACTGCCAGGCGTATTCGCGAAAATGGCGATGAGGAAGACGTCCTCGTGGAATCGGTACATCCAGGAGACAAGCTTCGTATCCGCCCAGGAGAAAAAATTCCGATCGACGGAGTCATCCTTGAGGGTCAAAGTGCTATAGATGAATCGATGATTACCGGAGAATCGATCCCGGTGGAAAAGCAGGCAGAAGCTCAGGTCACCGGAGGAACCGTCAATGGAACGGGAACGTTGGTGATGCAAGTGGAACGAGTCGGCCGGGATACCGTTCTGGCGCAGATTGTTCGTATGGTCAGCGAAGCCCAACGCAGCCGGGCGCCCATTCAACGGATGGCCGACCTGGTAGCCGGCTATTTTGTCCCGATTGTCGTCGGGGTTTCGTTACTCACTTTCTTTATCTGGGCTTTTTTCGGTCCGGAGCCTCGCATGGCTCACGCACTCGTCAACGCAGTTGCGGTCCTCATTATTGCCTGTCCCTGCGCGTTGGGTCTCGCCACCCCCATGTCCATTATGGTGGGAACGGGACGAGGAGCCACGGCCGGCGTCTTGATGAAACATGCGGAAGCCCTGGAACAATTGGAAAAAGTGGATACCCTGGTCGTCGATAAAACCGGAACCCTCACGGAAGGCAAACCCAAATTGATGTCAGTCATTTCTCTTACCGATAGGCAGGAGGATAACCTCCTGCAATTGGTCGCCAGCCTGGAACGCAACAGCGAACATCCCCTGGCCTCCGCCATTGTGAACGGAGCGAAAGACAAAGGGCTGGAGTTATGGAAGACTCAGGATTTTCAGTCGAAAACCGGCAAAGGCGTGGTCGGAACCGTTCAGGGACACAGCATGGCACTCGGAACACGGAAATTCCTGGAGGAAGAGTACCACCTGAAACCCGAGGACTTCGGACCGTTAGCGGAGAAAGCCGAGGACCTGCGCCGTGACGGCCAAACCGTCATGTTTGTGGGCATCGCTAATCAGATTGCCGGTCTCATCGGAGTCGCCGACCCGATTAAACCATCAACCTCGGAAGCCATTCGCCTGTTGCATGAGGAAGGAATTCAAGTGGTCATGGTGTCCGGCGACCATCAGCAAACAGCACAGGCGGTCGCACAGAAGCTCGACATCGATGAGGTAAAAGCGGAAGTGTTGCCCGAGGAGAAAAGCCGAATCATTCAGCAACTTCAAGCACAAGGAAAAATCGTGGCCATGGCTGGAGACGGCATCAATGATGCACCCGCCCTCGCCCAGGCCCATGTCGGCATTGCCATGGGGACCGGCACGGATGTAGCTATGGAAAGCGCCGGAGTCACCCTGGTCAAAGGTGATCTTCGAGGCATTGCCCGTGCCCGTCGGCTCAGCCAGGCGACCATGCGCAACATCCGGCAAAATCTGTTCTTTGCCTTTTTCTATAATGCCATCGGAGTCCCGATTGCCGCCGGCATCCTCTATCCGGCATTCGGCATCCTCTTGAGTCCGATGATTGCCGCAGCCGCGATGACCTTTAGCTCAGTCTCAGTCATTACTAATGCCCTGCGATTACGATCAGTCAAACTCTAA
- a CDS encoding metallophosphoesterase — translation MTKISPWLLGMMVTVVLFSMDYPAHAQRTIPSSSVFEIPETIFAAGDIAKCNGDHSKWEEFLQMVGLLTESEGEEKEEKEPTFHKLLELVGWIEETDYHAKAEKTANMLYGRKGSILALGDLGYPIGSSRSFTECYNRSWGRLKDRTYPVPGNHEYKTKNAMAYFAYWGRRAGEAGKGYYSFDLGEWHIIALNSKLEKSQYRDTISVQHAWLQQDLAGTDAKCILAYWHHPVFSSGKHGGSQRMKNILQTLYASGVSVVLMGHDHDYERFARQNAEEDLDPARGFRAFVVGTGGAPLYSLETRQKNSEFFQADTFGVLKLELYSDRYNWEFLPVGGSPPLDTGTGSCVLPKKK, via the coding sequence ATGACAAAGATTAGTCCCTGGCTACTTGGTATGATGGTCACGGTGGTGCTGTTTTCCATGGATTATCCGGCACATGCCCAACGAACAATCCCATCTTCTTCCGTATTCGAGATTCCGGAAACCATTTTTGCTGCGGGTGATATTGCAAAATGTAACGGCGACCACTCTAAGTGGGAGGAGTTTCTGCAGATGGTGGGTCTTTTGACCGAAAGCGAGGGAGAAGAGAAAGAAGAGAAGGAGCCCACTTTCCACAAGCTTCTCGAACTCGTAGGTTGGATTGAGGAAACCGACTATCATGCGAAAGCAGAAAAAACCGCCAACATGCTTTATGGCCGAAAAGGCAGCATTCTCGCATTGGGTGATCTTGGGTACCCCATAGGGTCCTCCCGGTCCTTCACTGAATGTTATAACCGGTCATGGGGGAGGCTCAAGGACAGAACCTATCCGGTACCAGGAAACCATGAATACAAAACCAAGAACGCCATGGCCTATTTCGCTTACTGGGGCCGCCGGGCCGGGGAGGCGGGGAAAGGGTATTACAGTTTTGATTTGGGTGAATGGCACATCATCGCCTTAAATAGCAAATTGGAAAAGAGCCAATATCGCGACACGATCTCAGTCCAACATGCGTGGCTACAACAAGATTTAGCGGGCACCGACGCCAAATGTATTCTCGCCTATTGGCATCACCCCGTGTTCAGCTCCGGCAAACATGGGGGATCTCAAAGGATGAAAAATATCTTGCAGACCCTTTATGCAAGTGGAGTCAGCGTGGTTCTCATGGGCCACGACCATGATTACGAACGGTTTGCCCGCCAGAATGCCGAAGAGGACCTTGATCCCGCACGCGGCTTTCGCGCGTTTGTCGTGGGCACGGGTGGCGCTCCCCTGTATTCCCTTGAAACACGACAAAAAAATAGTGAATTCTTCCAAGCAGACACGTTTGGCGTTCTGAAACTCGAACTCTACTCCGATCGGTACAACTGGGAATTCTTGCCTGTTGGAGGAAGCCCACCTCTGGACACCGGGACCGGGTCCTGTGTCTTACCTAAGAAGAAATAA